A single region of the Aurantiacibacter sp. MUD11 genome encodes:
- a CDS encoding DUF6994 family protein, whose amino-acid sequence MTPLIDTTFDVYSDTPEGRDPDRHSPTLRRYHQLLWGKLLPGGTPFELTRDRYRIYLHHDSALGQFALSSDSFVHTYRYIKATRPVVSRVPIAELEQFYAICSTIGGYIIFPSNRVDGKPTINGARGLNRKIRDRADLTLECIRRHYDGQESPLREVLARYADFFEIFQDFEGYVDFFLLQDLVAGPGKSVRFFLPFEDFDQGPLPATVDEYRAYMKAVANFVVARNERIEAYARLLS is encoded by the coding sequence ATGACGCCGCTCATCGACACGACATTCGACGTCTATTCAGACACACCGGAGGGGAGAGATCCCGATCGTCATAGCCCGACACTGCGGCGGTACCATCAACTGCTTTGGGGTAAGCTATTGCCCGGCGGCACCCCGTTTGAGCTAACTCGCGATCGATATAGGATCTATCTGCATCACGATTCAGCGCTAGGCCAATTCGCGCTTTCTAGTGACTCGTTCGTGCACACCTATCGCTACATCAAGGCGACAAGGCCAGTAGTGTCGCGGGTGCCAATTGCAGAACTTGAACAGTTCTACGCGATTTGCAGCACGATTGGTGGATACATCATCTTTCCTTCCAACCGGGTCGATGGGAAGCCAACGATCAATGGAGCACGAGGTCTCAATCGGAAGATCAGGGACCGCGCAGACCTCACCTTGGAATGCATCCGCAGGCATTACGATGGGCAAGAAAGCCCTCTGCGCGAAGTCCTTGCAAGGTACGCCGACTTCTTTGAGATCTTCCAAGACTTTGAAGGCTACGTTGACTTCTTCTTACTCCAAGACTTGGTGGCGGGACCGGGCAAGAGTGTCCGGTTCTTCCTTCCCTTCGAGGACTTCGACCAAGGACCTTTGCCTGCGACCGTCGACGAATACCGGGCGTACATGAAAGCCGTCGCAAACTTCGTTGTCGCTCGGAACGAGCGCATCGAAGCGTATGCGCGCCTGCTCTCTTAG
- a CDS encoding tyrosine-type recombinase/integrase, with product MEISRCTQAVHDRVPWNLGTRVGPKRPFTQKQIWAIRFFLDREQRLRDRALFDLAIDSKLRGCDLVQLKIGDLVSGSEIRRRAAITQRKTGRPVQFEIATDARASLDAWFEKRGGSFNDYAFPSRVDRTRHLSTRQYARLVDEWALAIGLRAEDYGTHSLRRTKASIIYKATGNLRAIQILLGHSKIENTVRYLGVDIEDALTLAEETEI from the coding sequence ATGGAAATCTCGCGATGCACTCAAGCGGTCCATGACCGCGTGCCCTGGAACCTGGGAACCAGGGTCGGGCCAAAACGCCCGTTCACTCAGAAGCAAATCTGGGCGATCCGGTTCTTTCTCGATCGCGAGCAGCGATTGAGGGACAGGGCCCTGTTCGACCTTGCGATCGACAGCAAACTTAGAGGCTGCGACCTGGTCCAGCTGAAAATTGGTGATCTGGTCAGCGGCTCTGAAATCAGGAGAAGAGCTGCGATCACCCAACGCAAGACAGGAAGACCAGTGCAGTTCGAAATCGCTACAGACGCGCGGGCGAGCTTGGACGCGTGGTTTGAAAAGCGAGGCGGTTCGTTCAACGACTATGCGTTCCCGAGCCGCGTCGACAGGACGAGACACTTGAGCACACGCCAATATGCAAGGCTCGTCGACGAGTGGGCCCTCGCAATAGGTCTTCGAGCCGAAGATTATGGGACGCACTCACTACGCAGGACCAAGGCTTCAATCATCTACAAGGCGACTGGTAACCTAAGGGCGATCCAGATCCTGCTTGGCCATTCGAAGATAGAAAATACGGTGCGATATCTTGGCGTTGATATCGAAGACGCCCTGACCCTGGCTGAAGAGACAGAGATCTGA